The stretch of DNA GGAGCAGGCATCCAGCTGAAATCGACGGGTACGATCCTGCGAAAGTCCGGAACGCTCGTCATCACTAAAATTGCCGTTGCATGGATCGTAGCTATCATTGCAGCTCAGTTTCTGCCTGAAGGTGGTATTCAGACAGGTTTGTTTGCCGGTTTTTCCGTCCTGACTCTTGTTGCGGCCATGGATATGACGAATGGCGGGCTTTATGCATCGATCATGCAGCAGTATGGATCAAAAGAGGAAGCCGGGGCATTCGTACTCATGTCCTTGGAATCCGGTCCGCTTATGACGATGATCATCCTTGGTTCCACAGGCCTTGCTGCGTTTGAACCGCAAGTTTTCGTCGGTGCGGTACTGCCATTCCTGGTCGGCTTCCTGCTTGGGAACCTGGATGGTGATCTGCGTGCTTTCTTCAGCAGGGCAACACAGACAATGATTCCTTTCTTCGGTTTTGCACTGGGTAACTCGATTGATTTGGGGGTCATTCTGGACACTGGGCTTGCTGGTATCATCCTTGGTGTACTCGTTATCGTCGTGACTGGTATTCCGCTTATGCTTGCAGATAAGTATATCGGCGGCGGAAA from Terribacillus sp. FSL K6-0262 encodes:
- the kdgT gene encoding 2-keto-3-deoxygluconate transporter, with the protein product MKIMKTMERIPGGLMLVPLFLGAIINTFAPNSAEYFGSFTGGLMTGTIPILAVWFFCMGAGIQLKSTGTILRKSGTLVITKIAVAWIVAIIAAQFLPEGGIQTGLFAGFSVLTLVAAMDMTNGGLYASIMQQYGSKEEAGAFVLMSLESGPLMTMIILGSTGLAAFEPQVFVGAVLPFLVGFLLGNLDGDLRAFFSRATQTMIPFFGFALGNSIDLGVILDTGLAGIILGVLVIVVTGIPLMLADKYIGGGNGTAGIAASSTAGAAVANPMIIATMIPEFMPVAEAATALVAASVVVTSILVPIITAYWAQYMKKKEKRNSDDTAIDPNNINSNTV